The Halostella salina nucleotide sequence GCGAGAAGGTCCAGTTCATCATCGCCGGGCTGTCGACGCGGTACAACCCGCTCGTCGTCGTCGGGGCCGCCGGGACGGCGTTCGCCGGGTGGACGGCCGTCGAGATACTCTTCGGCCGCGCCGTCAGGACGGTCCTCCCGGGCGTCTACCTCGACGTCATCGCCGCCTCGCTGTTCCTCCTGTTCGCGTACCTGCTGTACCGTTCGGCCCCGGACCCCGGCGAGGGGTTCCCGGAGGCCCAGACCGACGGCGGCGTGGCCGGGTTCTCCGGTGACACACCGACCGTCCTGGGCCGCGAGGTGCCCCAGGCGTTCGGCGGGTTCCTCCCCATCTTCTCGATGATGGCCGTCGGCGAGTTCGGCGACAAGACCCAGATCATCACGATCACCCTCGCGATCGAGTACGGCGCGAGTTCGGCCATCTGGGTCGGCGAGATGCTCGCGATCATCCCCGTCAGCCTCGCGAACGCGTACCTGTTCCACCGGTTCTCGCACAAGTTCAACCTCCGGAAGGCACACTACGCCGCGGCGGGCCTGTTCGCCTTCTTCGGGCTGGACGGCTTCCTCGCGGTGACGACGGACTTCTCCATCTGGGAGACGGTGGTCGAGACCGTCTCGACGGCGCTGGTCGGCCTCGTCTGACCCTGCCGCAACCCGGCGGTTTTAGTTGCTCGGGGGCGACCCCTCCGTTCGTGACGAACCTCGTCGTGACGGCGCTGGCCGGGATCGTCTTCGGCCTCGCGCTCGCAGCCCCGCCCGGTCCGATGAACGCGATCATCGCCGAGGAGAGCGTGCTCCGCGGCTGGGGAGCCGGGTTCAAGGCGGGGCTGGGCGCGATGACCGCCGACGCCGTCTTCTTCGTGCTCGCGCTGTTCGGCGCGGTCACGGTCGTCGACCGTCTCCCGACGCTCCGGGCCGCGATGGTCGGGGTCGGCGGCGTGTTGATGCTGTACTTCGCCTACGGAGCCTTCACCGACGCGACCGACGGCTTCGTCGGCGACGCCGAGCTAGACGACGACCGCGGCTTCCGGAAGGCGTTCGTCCTCGCCCTGACGAACCCCTATCAGGTCGTCTTCTGGCTGACGCTCGGCGTCGGCATGCTCGAACCGGGCACGCTCGACGTGTTCGAACCGATGCCGTACCTCGGCCCGGCGCTCGCCGGCACGTTCGTCGTGGCGACGGGCACGCCGACGCTGCTGGTCGGCTTCTTCGCCGGCATCCTCGTCTGGATCGTCGGCTTCCCGGCGACGCTGGTGCGTGTCGGCCGGCGGATCGACGCGTTCGCGCCCGCCGTGGCGTACGCAAGCGCCGGGGTGCTGGCCGCGTTCGGCGTCGTCTTCCTCTCCGACGCCGTCGAGACGCTGCTCTAGCCGTCGAACTCGTCTATCTCCGCGACCTCCTCGGTGAGCCACTCGCGGAACCACTTCACCCGCTTCAGCCGGCGATGCGCGATGCTCTCGGCGGTGTCGGACTGCACGCGGTCGGTCGCGTCGCGGCCCCGTTCGAGGACGCGCTCGACCATCTCGGCGGCGTCCATGTGGGTGCGGGCCTCGTACCCCATCCGGAGCAGCATCAGCGCCGTCCCGTTCGCGCCGACTTTGTCCAGCAGGTCGGCCTCGATGAGACACTGCGTCTCCAGCGGCAGGTCGGTCAGGTCGCCCTGATACGAGTGTTCGGCCACGGAGCTACACACCGCGTCGACGAAGGAGTCGGGGTAGTCGCCCCGGGTCTGCAGGTACTCGCGGGCGACGCGAGCGCCCTCCTCGGCGTGGACGTCCTGCTCGGCGTCGAGTTTGGCGATGTCGTGAAACAGCGCTGCGACCCGGGTCACGTCGACGTCCGCGCCCTCGCGCTCGGCGATCTCCTCGGCGAGGTCGACGACGTTCAGGATGTGGTTGTGGCGGTAGTCCGCGGAGTGCCACGGGTACCACCGCATCCGGCCGCCCTCGTCCTCGTTCTCGACGCTGGCCGCGAGATACTCGAAGACAAAGGCCGCCATCTCCTCGAACTCCTCGTCGGTGACGCGGGACTCCTTTATCTCAACCCCCACACCACCACCCCACAGGCGTAGATCCGATGTTCATTGCTAGGTCAACAAACGTTTGTTCGACTCTTTAGCGTTACGACACCGCGAATTAAGTTCCCACACGCTCACCTGTGACCGTGACCGAAGCGAT carries:
- a CDS encoding TMEM165/GDT1 family protein, whose amino-acid sequence is MTGWWELAVIAFVAQLTVLPGEKVQFIIAGLSTRYNPLVVVGAAGTAFAGWTAVEILFGRAVRTVLPGVYLDVIAASLFLLFAYLLYRSAPDPGEGFPEAQTDGGVAGFSGDTPTVLGREVPQAFGGFLPIFSMMAVGEFGDKTQIITITLAIEYGASSAIWVGEMLAIIPVSLANAYLFHRFSHKFNLRKAHYAAAGLFAFFGLDGFLAVTTDFSIWETVVETVSTALVGLV
- a CDS encoding LysE family translocator, translating into MTNLVVTALAGIVFGLALAAPPGPMNAIIAEESVLRGWGAGFKAGLGAMTADAVFFVLALFGAVTVVDRLPTLRAAMVGVGGVLMLYFAYGAFTDATDGFVGDAELDDDRGFRKAFVLALTNPYQVVFWLTLGVGMLEPGTLDVFEPMPYLGPALAGTFVVATGTPTLLVGFFAGILVWIVGFPATLVRVGRRIDAFAPAVAYASAGVLAAFGVVFLSDAVETLL
- a CDS encoding HD domain-containing protein: MGVEIKESRVTDEEFEEMAAFVFEYLAASVENEDEGGRMRWYPWHSADYRHNHILNVVDLAEEIAEREGADVDVTRVAALFHDIAKLDAEQDVHAEEGARVAREYLQTRGDYPDSFVDAVCSSVAEHSYQGDLTDLPLETQCLIEADLLDKVGANGTALMLLRMGYEARTHMDAAEMVERVLERGRDATDRVQSDTAESIAHRRLKRVKWFREWLTEEVAEIDEFDG